Proteins co-encoded in one Juglans regia cultivar Chandler chromosome 16, Walnut 2.0, whole genome shotgun sequence genomic window:
- the LOC109006665 gene encoding uncharacterized protein LOC109006665 → MRTMIQSLQDRSFIPNMPTNQALPVSKVDSKEHGLRRRLSSLSLKIQPIASPATSWAFRRSKSLSSMGESAGSSVRKWWDWGWSWILSRKPIFAEDLEMNEEESKMLGSHSKGSWSHVFYKVRFEIRRLVGSERVGLPQTYRYDSYNYSKNFEDGISRTQG, encoded by the coding sequence ATGAGGACCATGATACAGAGCCTTCAAGATCGAAGCTTTATACCCAACATGCCCACAAACCAAGCACTCCCTGTCTCAAAAGTGGACTCCAAAGAACATGGCCTACGCAGAAggctctcctccctctccctcaagatCCAACCCATTGCTTCCCCTGCAACCTCATGGGCATTCCGCAGGTCGAAGTCTCTGTCATCCATGGGAGAATCTGCTGGCAGTTCTGTAAGGAAATGGTGGGACTGGGGCTGGTCTTGGATTCTCTCGAGGAAGCCCATTTTTGCAGAGGATCTGGAGATGAACGAGGAAGAATCCAAGATGCTTGGTTCTCATAGCAAAGGTAGCTGGAGTCATGTTTTTTACAAGGTCAGGTTTGAGATCAGAAGACTCGTGGGTTCTGAACGTGTGGGTCTTCCTCAAACCTACAGGTACGATTCCTACAACTACTCCAAGAATTTCGAAGATGGAATCTCGAGAACCCAAGGCTGA